One region of Carassius gibelio isolate Cgi1373 ecotype wild population from Czech Republic chromosome A1, carGib1.2-hapl.c, whole genome shotgun sequence genomic DNA includes:
- the LOC127935606 gene encoding microfibril-associated glycoprotein 4-like isoform X2 — MDGSVNFYRPWNQYKRGFGNEEYWLGLENMYQLTRKNKYMLRVDLEDFEGRKGFALYSSFSVGCEFAGYQLHVSGFTDGGAGDSLSGHNGQKFSTFDNDQDSYEKNCAKQYLGGFWYKECHTTNPNGVYLWGEDPTYHAIGVVWSTWKNYAVSMKSISMKIKRVS, encoded by the exons ATGGACGGCAGTGTGAATTTCTATCGGCCGTGGAATCAGTACAAGAGAGGATTTGGGAATGAGGAATACTGGCTGG GGCTGGAGAACATGTACCAGCTGACACGTAAGAACAAGTACATGCTGAGAGTGGATCTGGAGGACTTTGAAGGAAGGAAAGGTTTCGCTCTGTACTCGTCCTTCTCTGTGGGTTGTGAATTTGCTGGATATCAGCTGCATGTTTCAGGATTCACTGATGGAGGAGCAG GCGACTCTTTATCTGGTCATAACGGACAGAAGTTCTCCACCTTTGACAATGACCAAGATTCCTATGAAAAGAACTGTGCCAAGCAGTATCTCGGGGGATTTTGGTACAAAGAATGTCACACTACAAACCCCAATGGAGTGTATTTATGGGGAGAAGATCCCACCTATCATGCCATTGGTGTTGTTTGGTCAACGTGGAAGAATTACGCAGTCAGTATGAAATCCATCAGCATGAAGATAAAACGTGTGTCATAG